The Gehongia tenuis sequence ATATCAGCAAACCCTATGGACGGATAGCACAATACGCTAAAATGATACGTTTTTCTGCAGATTTAAGGAAATCAAAGAAAGGTTAGCTGCTTTTCCGTGAGTTCGTTCATCTTTTTCTTAAAGGTGCCATATAGCTTCCCGAGAGATGGTAGGCATCCCGCACGGCATGAACCATTTTGTAAAGTTCATCCTTGTAGGCCTTGCCCGCTCCGCCCGTGGCATAAAGCTTTTGGTATTTGGGAAGCAGCTCCGGGAATTCGTGAGCGATAAAATCCATGAACACATTGCGCGTTTGCCCCCGCAGGTACAAAGTCCCCGGCAAAACATAGTCCACCTCGGCATCCCGTCCCCCGGCAAAAAGCCCTTCCATGTTGTTTCGATTGTCCGTAAGATAGGGTAAAATGGGCATCACATGCAGACCCGTACAGGCGTTGGTATCCCTCATGGCCTTCAGCATGGCGAAACGGCGTTTTGAGCTTACGGCTCCCGGCTCCAGCTTGGCTTGAAGCTGCTCATCCACCGTGGTGATGGTGGCCGCAATATTTACCATCGCAACATGGGACAGCTCATCGATGAGTTCCAGGTCCCGCAAAATAAGATCCGATTTGGTGGATATGATCACCGGTGTGCGATAGCGAATGAAAAGTTTGAGCACCTCCGGCATGATCT is a genomic window containing:
- a CDS encoding SPL family radical SAM protein; this translates as MNYHEITCESALHKLKRKIPFAWDLNLYRGCEHRCRYCFAIYSHRYLDSGDFFGDIFAKTNILEKLEKELASPNWKREIVSIGGVTDSYQPWERERKIMPEVLKLFIRYRTPVIISTKSDLILRDLELIDELSHVAMVNIAATITTVDEQLQAKLEPGAVSSKRRFAMLKAMRDTNACTGLHVMPILPYLTDNRNNMEGLFAGGRDAEVDYVLPGTLYLRGQTRNVFMDFIAHEFPELLPKYQKLYATGGAGKAYKDELYKMVHAVRDAYHLSGSYMAPLRKR